In Argiope bruennichi chromosome X1, qqArgBrue1.1, whole genome shotgun sequence, a single window of DNA contains:
- the LOC129958464 gene encoding E3 ubiquitin-protein ligase NRDP1-like isoform X2 — protein MGYDITRFEGEVDEELICPICSSVLEEPLHAPQCEHAFCKSCINEWLSRQPSCPVDRQPITPNELKPVPRILRNLLSRLLIMCDNASFGCTAVVKLERLEVHKEECEHNPKRPVPCEQGCGLVIPKDELRDHNCVREVRLMLQSQQHRINEMQCAINEIRRDIGLLKSCMQECIRAVRLSNPSVPAVVETLEQDETIRWANSLQRARVTRWGGMISTPDSVLQTMVRRALSESGCPPHVTAELMENAHERRWPTGLSTLETRQSNRRYYENYVCKRIPGKQAVVVMAIDNPHMNDDMVLEPGLVMIFAHGIE, from the exons ATGGGATACGATATTACTCGCTTTGAGGGAGAAGTTGATGAAGAGTTAATCTGTCCTATCTGTTCTAGCGTTTTGGAAGAACCTTTGCAT GCTCCACAGTGTGAACATGcattttgtaaaagttgcatCAATGAATGGCTTTCCAGACAACCTTCTTGCCCAGTTGATAGACAGCCTATTACGCCAAATGAACTCAAACCTGTTCCTCGCATATTGCGAAATCTCTTATCTCGATTGCTAATTATGTGTGATAATGCAAGCTTTGGATGTACTGCAGTAGTCAAATTAGAACGCTTAGAGGTTCATAAAGAAGAATGTGAGCATAACCCTAAAAGACCTGTACCATGTGAACAAGGTTGTGGACTAGTCATTCCTAAAGATGAATTAAGG gaTCATAATTGTGTCAGAGAAGTAAGACTGATGCTTCAAAGCCAGCAGcacagaataaatgaaatgcagTGTGCAATAAATGAAATACGAAGAGATATCGGTTTGCTGAAG TCTTGTATGCAGGAATGCATTCGTGCTGTAAGATTATCAAATCCTAGTGTTCCAGCTGTTGTGGAGACATTGGAGCAAGATGAAACAATAAG ATGGGCCAATTCCTTGCAGAGAGCTCGAGTCACTCGTTGGGGAGGCATGATATCTACTCCAGATTCAGTACTCCAAACAATGGTTAGAAGAGCTCTAAGTGAAAGTGGTTGCCCTCCACATGTAACAGCTGAACTAATGGAAAATGCCCATGAAAGGCGGTGGCCTACAGGGTTGAGCACATTAGAGACTCGACAGTCAAATAGAAGATACTATGAAAATTATGTTTGTAAAAGAATTCCTGGCAAGCAAGCTGTTGTTGTTATGGCAATTGATAATCCTCACATGAATGATGATATGGTGCTAGAACCAGGATTAGTGATGATTTTTGCACATGGTATAGAATGA
- the LOC129958464 gene encoding E3 ubiquitin-protein ligase NRDP1-like isoform X1 — protein sequence MGYDITRFEGEVDEELICPICSSVLEEPLHAPQCEHAFCKSCINEWLSRQPSCPVDRQPITPNELKPVPRILRNLLSRLLIMCDNASFGCTAVVKLERLEVHKEECEHNPKRPVPCEQGCGLVIPKDELRDHNCVREVRLMLQSQQHRINEMQCAINEIRRDIGLLKVNCIIKSCMQECIRAVRLSNPSVPAVVETLEQDETIRWANSLQRARVTRWGGMISTPDSVLQTMVRRALSESGCPPHVTAELMENAHERRWPTGLSTLETRQSNRRYYENYVCKRIPGKQAVVVMAIDNPHMNDDMVLEPGLVMIFAHGIE from the exons ATGGGATACGATATTACTCGCTTTGAGGGAGAAGTTGATGAAGAGTTAATCTGTCCTATCTGTTCTAGCGTTTTGGAAGAACCTTTGCAT GCTCCACAGTGTGAACATGcattttgtaaaagttgcatCAATGAATGGCTTTCCAGACAACCTTCTTGCCCAGTTGATAGACAGCCTATTACGCCAAATGAACTCAAACCTGTTCCTCGCATATTGCGAAATCTCTTATCTCGATTGCTAATTATGTGTGATAATGCAAGCTTTGGATGTACTGCAGTAGTCAAATTAGAACGCTTAGAGGTTCATAAAGAAGAATGTGAGCATAACCCTAAAAGACCTGTACCATGTGAACAAGGTTGTGGACTAGTCATTCCTAAAGATGAATTAAGG gaTCATAATTGTGTCAGAGAAGTAAGACTGATGCTTCAAAGCCAGCAGcacagaataaatgaaatgcagTGTGCAATAAATGAAATACGAAGAGATATCGGTTTGCTGAAGGTGAACTGTATCATCAAA TCTTGTATGCAGGAATGCATTCGTGCTGTAAGATTATCAAATCCTAGTGTTCCAGCTGTTGTGGAGACATTGGAGCAAGATGAAACAATAAG ATGGGCCAATTCCTTGCAGAGAGCTCGAGTCACTCGTTGGGGAGGCATGATATCTACTCCAGATTCAGTACTCCAAACAATGGTTAGAAGAGCTCTAAGTGAAAGTGGTTGCCCTCCACATGTAACAGCTGAACTAATGGAAAATGCCCATGAAAGGCGGTGGCCTACAGGGTTGAGCACATTAGAGACTCGACAGTCAAATAGAAGATACTATGAAAATTATGTTTGTAAAAGAATTCCTGGCAAGCAAGCTGTTGTTGTTATGGCAATTGATAATCCTCACATGAATGATGATATGGTGCTAGAACCAGGATTAGTGATGATTTTTGCACATGGTATAGAATGA